Within the Candidatus Eremiobacteraceae bacterium genome, the region GGCCCACGTGGCGATATCCGGTTCGTGGGTGACGATCACGATGGTGATATGACGTGATTCGTTGAGCGATTTGAAGATCGCCATGATCTCCTCGCTGCTGCGACTGTCGAGATTGCCCGTCGGCTCGTCCGCCAAGATCATGGCCGGGTCGTTGACCAGCGCGCGCGCGATCGCCACGCGTTGCTGCTGACCGCCCGAGAGCTCGGTGGGAAGATGGTCCAGCCGGTTGACAAGCCCCACGGCTTCGAGCGCGGCTCGCGCACGAGCATGCCGTTCCTGCGCTTCGATGCCCGCATAGGTCAGAGGCAGCTCGACGTTTTCAAGCGCCGAGCTGCGCGCGAGCAGATTGAATCCTTGGAACACGAATCCGAGACGCTTGCTCCGTATCGCGGCGAGCTGGTCGCGCGAGAGCCTCGACACGTCTTCGCCTTCGAAAAGATACGTGCCCGACGTCGGCGTGTCCAAGCAGCCGATGATGTTCATGAAGGTGGATTTTCCCGAGCCGGATGGACCCATGACGGCGAGAAACTCCCCGGTGTCCACGCGAAGATCCACGCCGGCAAGCGCCGCGACGTCGACGCCGCCCATAGCATAGACTTTGCGGAGCGCGCGGACTTCGATCGCGGGAACGCTGCTCGGAGCGCCGCTCGATGCGTCTTCCATCATCCGCCGAACCTGCCGCCGCCGCCGCCGACCGGTGTGGTGCCGCCGCTGAAGTGATGCGCCTGCAGCTGCCCGACGATCACTTTATCGCCTTCGCTCAAATCGCCGCTTGCGATCTCGAAGTTGCGGCCGTCGGTCAAGCCGATGACGATCTGAACCGGATGCGGTCGCCCGTTGACGAGCGTCCACACCGTGACGGTGCTTCCCGGGGCCCCGGCGATCGCCGGTGCCGCGGTTGTCGCATTTGCCGGGCCGAAGCCTGGGCTTGATTGCGCGCCGGCGCCGGCGTTGCTCGCACCCTGTCCTCCGCCCTTGAACAGCAGGGCGGCGGTGGGCACGACCAGGACGTGTTTGCGCGCAGAGATCGCGATCAGGACATCGGCCGTCATACCGGGTTTCAGCCGCGCGGACGCGTCATGGACTGCAACGATCGCGTCGTACGTCACCACGTTCTGCACCGTGTTCGGGTTGACGCGCACTTGCGTCACGGCGCCGTGAAACGTGACGTTTGGATACGCCGGTACGCTGATCGAAGCCGTTGCGCCGGCTTTGAGCTGGCCGACGTCGGCCTCGCTCACCGATACGTCGACTTCCATATCTTTGAGCGACGACGCGATCACGAAGAGCGTAGGAGTGGAAAACGACGCCGCGACCGTCTGGCCGACGCTGACCGCGCGCGAGACGACGATGCCGTCGATGGGACTCGTTATCGTGGTTTTCGATAGGTTGTAGGCAGCCTGTTGGGCCTGTCCTTGTGCCGCTTGCGATTGCGCGCTTGCGGCGCTGGCTTGAAACGTGGAGGCATTGTGCTGCTGGATCGTGGCGTCTCTTTGCGCGGCGGCGGCGACCGCTTGTGCGCGCGCGGCGGCGAGCGCGGCGTTCGCCGACCGTAAGTCGGCGACGTTCGCGCTGTTCGCCGCGGTATCTGTGTCCATCTGGCTCTGTGAGATGTAACCCTTCGCGAGCAGATCCTGATCGCGCGCGATGGTCGCGTGCGAAAGCGCGACCTGCGCCTGGGCTTTCCCAACAGCTGCGACGGCGGCGTTGGCGTTTGCTTGAGCCTGCATGGCCGTTGCGTCCGCGCTTCGGATGGACGCCGCCGACTGATCGGCGCTTGCAGCCGCCGCACCGGCGGTGGCGTCGGCAGCGTTCAGTGCTGCGTTGGCCTGAGTGGAGGCGGCCTCGAAACTCGTGGGATCGAGCGTGGCGAGCGTTTCGCCTTTGTGAACGATAGAATTGTAGTCGACGCTCAGCGTGGCGATCGTGCCGGAGACTTGGGTGCCGACGTTGACCTCATCGACCGGAATGACGGTTCCGGTCTCTTCGATGGTCGCATTGATGTCCGCGTACTTGACCGGCGCGGTCAGATAGCGCGGCGCGGCCGCCTGTTTGTTGACCGCGCCGATGATGATCCATACGATGATGGCCGCCGCCACTATCGCCAGACCGACTATCCATGACCGTTTCACGCCTTGCTCGTCCTCTCGGTTGTCGTCCATGTTATGGAACGAAATAATCTTATATCAGTGTTGACTGTACCGCCAACACCTTACACGTCAATGGGAATTGATGAGAATGGCCTTAGAGAAACGCCTGTTCGAGAGCTAGGGCTTATGGGACATCGGCCTCGATGAACACGTTGTCGGATTCGATCAACATACGCCGATCGCTCGCCGCTTCGATCCAACCTCTCGAGACGAGCGACGCATTGTCTCCGTCGAGCCGAAAGATGACGCCCGGGACATCCATCGTCGCGTAGTTCTTTCCATTGAAGTGATCGCAAGAGACCTCGACGGCCTGCGAGAGCGCACCATCGGTCGCGCGTGACATCGCTGCTTCCGACAGGATGCTGACGCGGCGGTGCAAGCGGATGTCGTCGATCGCGCTGCCGCTTCCCGCCATGCCGGCGGCACACGTGTCGCCGTCGGCGAGCACATGGTGCGGAATCCCATACATCGGCGAAGCCGGTGGTGGGATCGCGATGGTTCGATCGCCTCGTATAAGGTACCAACCGCTTATCTTGCCGGAATTGCCGACAGTAATCATGCGATTGTCGTTCTTGAACGATATCGCCCAAGAGTCTTTATCGAGTACGATCGGGTGCAACACGCCTCCGGAGAGAACTGCGATCTGCTGTCGATCGGAATTCAGCGGGTAGTACGTCACATAGAGCGTTTCGTCGACGATACGCGCCTCGCTGAACAGCCACGGCAGCCGCAGAACGCTCACCTTAACGCGTGGGCCGAAGGATGATTTCGAGATCACCGGCGCGAGCGCGACGAGCTTCGCTTCGACGGGGGATGGAAGCGGTGATCGCGGCGGGGATTCAGTACACCCGGCGATCGCCGCGCACGAGATCAGCGTGGACGCGAGGAGAGCGCCGAAACGCGCCACGGAGACCGCGGCTATGACTTTCCGGGTTGCGGCACTATGCGGATGTACGGCCGTGGGGACTCCCAACCTTGCGGATATGTCTGTTTCGCCTCGTCGTTGGAAACGGATCCGGCGATGATGACCTTTTCGCCGTTCTTCCAGTTGACCGGCGTCGCCACCTTATGCTTCGCCGTCAGCTGCAGCGAATCGAGCACGCGCAGCACTTCGTCGAAGTTACGGCCGGTGGTCATCGGATAGACGAGAATGAGCTTGATCTTTTTGTCCGGGCCGACGATGAAGACGTTTCGAACCGTGGCGTTATCGGCGGCTGTGCGCCCAGACGCGTCGCCTTCGACGTCGGCGGGAAGCATGCCCCACGATTTCGCTATCTTCAGATCGGTGTCGCCGATCATCGGATAGTTTGGGGCGTGGCCCTGCGTTTCTTTGATATCGCTGGCCCAGCGCGCGTGATCGGATATCGGATCGACGCTCAGTCCGATGATCTTGGTGTTGCGCTTGTCGAACTCGGGCTTGATCTTCGCCATGTAGCCGAGTTCGGTCGTGCAAACCGGCGTGAAATCTTTCGGATGCGAGAACAGCACGGCCCATCCGTCGCCGATCCATTCGTGAAAACGGATCTTGCCTTCGGTCGTCTCGGCCTCGAAATCGGGGGCGGTGCTGCCAATCGTGAGCGCCATCTGTGAGTCTCCTTCATCTGTAGAGCGGCCGACATTATTCGTCGTGGACGCTCAAGTCCTTCGCGCGGCTCAAGTGGCGCTTACAAGGAGATTTCGAATTCTACTTTGACGTCGTCCTTTACTCTGACGGTGCCGCCCGCGATGCGGATCGGCGAGATACCAAATGTGGATTGGCGCACTGTTGCTGTGCCCTTGAAATGCGCCGCGTCGATTCGCGTCACGGAAAACGTGAGCGGGTGCGTCTGACCGTGCAGCGTCAGGTCACCGGCCACCGACCAATTGTCGCCATCCGTCGTCGCGATCTTCGATGATCGGAATTCGATGAGCGTGTAGTGGGCCGCATCGAGGACTTCCGGTCCGATCATGTTGGCTTGAACTTGGTCACGCCGGTTGGAAGGCATCTTCGGATCGAGCACCTGCATCTTGGTCGCGTCAACTCGAACGTCAACCGCTTTCGACTCGTCGTTGAACCAACCCGATGCGATTGACGCATTCACCACATGATTGTCCGCGGCGAAAGCGAAGATGCCTTCCTTATAGACGGAGACGGTCATGTGAGAACGCGCGACATCGATGGCGTGCACGTGGCTATTCGGCGTTTGATCTGCCGCCATCGCGGCGGCAGCGAAAATGATGACCGCCGGAAGAATTTGGATGGTGAGTTTCATGTCGATAGCTACGCCTCCGTTCGCAAGTCTAACCGAGCGGCGTGAAGAACGGCTGAAGGAAGCGGGCGATCTCCTCGACACATTGCATTGGCGTGACTTCTGAACGCGTGGGATTTTCGGTCAAAGCCGCGGTCATCCCGATCGGTCTCAGGGCTCCCAGAGTTCGACGTTGATCGTTATCGACGAGACGCGTCCGTCGTCGACTACGAGCGTGATTGTCTCGGATTGTCTTTCCAATTTGCCCTGCCAGTATTGCGGTTTGCCCTTGTAGTAGACCGTGTCATCGGCCCCGTAAGAGGTCACGAAATGCTTACCGTGCATCACCGGCGGTCCGTAGAGCGCGAGCACTTGCGAGTAGGGACTCCCGATGTGCAGTCCTCTGCCGGTAGCGTAGTGCGACAGGTCCTTATCAGGGACAGAGACACCCGGCGGCGGGGGCGCAGTAAAAAGCGCCCAGCCCAATTGGTCCGTGCCCGACCGCGCGAGCCCGATGTGGTGCGAGCGATCGTAGCTATAGAGGTCCCAGAAAGAAAGCATCAAGACGTTCGAGCCGCCGTTCGGATCTTTGCACATCGTTGCGAACGTCTTGCCGCACAAGTAGTCGGGCGTCGAGATGTGCTGGACTGTGACCGGACCCGGCTTGTCGCTGAGTCCCGTGGCCTGCGAGAACCATTGGTCCACGGTATTGGTCGCTGCCGGTGATGCCGCTGCACAGATGCCGACCACGATCGCTGTTAGGGCTGGTCGCACAAGAATACGCATAGTAACCCTCTCAGTACCGAGCGGAGTTGCGGTGACGTCATTCGGGTTGCGTTTCCGGCGGTCCCTTTTCGCCGTCAACGGTCGATGAGCGAGATGTATCGCGCGACATCGAGCGCCGCATCCTTCATCAAATGCGAGTTCCTGCAGGCATCGGCGTTTTGTCTTGAAGAACGCGACCGCACGCGGTCATCCAATATCCCAGCCGAAGGAGACCACAATGGCCATCTCGTCGTCGGATAACGGGCTGAACTTCGAGCTCCCGGAGGACCTGAAGCTGCTGAAGCGCTCGATCCGCGAGTTCGTGGAGAAAGAGCTCTGGCCGCTCACCGATCACCTCGAGCAGCACGATGAGATCCCGAAATCCGCGCTCGACAAGATGAAGGAAATGGGACTCTTCGGGTTGCCCTTCAGCGAAGAGTACGGCGGCGCCGGGATCGGCGAATTCGGTTATTGCGTTGCGCTCGAAGAACTTGGCCGCGCGAGCTCCGCATTCTCCAACGTCCTTGGCGCGCATTGCAGCATCGGCGTGATGGCGCTTTATCTCGACGGCAGCGACGCGCTCAAGAAGCGTTACATGCCCACCTTGTGCGCGGGCGAAAAACTCGGCTGTTTCGCCCTATCGGAGCCGGCCGCCGGATCGGATGCCGCGAATATCCAGACCGCGGCGCGCCTGGACGGCGACACGTACGTGCTCAGCGGCGTCAAGCACTTCATCACCAGCGGCGACTTAGCGGACTACGCGACGGTCTTCGCCGTGACCGACAAGAATCTCGGCGCGCGCGGCGGCATCACGGCGTTCTGGGTGGACCTTAATCAGCCCGGCGTCACGCGCGGCAAGAACGACGCGAAGATGGGCTTGTACGGAAGCCATACCTGCGAATTGATCTTCCAAGATGCCAAAGTCCCGGCCGATCACGTCATCGGCAAAGTCGGCATGGGTTTTATCACCGCGATGAAGACGCTCGACATGGGCAGGCTTTCACTCGGCGCCGGCTGCGTCGGCGGATCGCAAATATTGCTCGAGAAAGCGATCGCCCACGCCAAGGAACGCATCCAATTCGGCAAACCGATCGCGAAGCAGCAGGCCGTGCAATTCATGCTCGCCGACATCGCTACGGAGATCCATGCAGCACGTAACATGGTCTATCACGGCGCGTGGAAAGCCGATCGCGGCGAACGATTCTCTCTTGAAGCCGCGATGGTCAAACGTTACTGCTCCGACATGGCGATCTTTGTCGTCGACCGCGTGCTGCAGATACACGGTGGCATGGGCTTCATGAAAGAGACCGGCATCGAGCGCGCCTACCGCGATGCACGCATTCTCGCGATCTACGAAGGCACGAACGAGATCCAGCGCATGATCATCGCCGAAGAGCTTCTGAAGTAGCGTGCGACGTGGGCCGACTAGCGTCGGCCCCTTCGAATAAGCGGAGATTGAGCGCGGATGCCGGTGACGGGCCCGCCTTCCGCGCTCATATCCTTCATACCAAAAAGCGGCTGGAAAAGTTCCTTACGGCGACGCGGCCGCGGTTGGAACAGTCGTCGGGGGCTTGATGACGGTCGTTATCAGGCCGCCGGCGATCGCCAGCACGAAGATGGCCAGAAACACGATCACGAAGATACGATAGACCCGCGCGCGGCTCTTTTTGTTCCGCATGGACTGCACTTGGCGTTATCTCCTCGCTGCTGCGGGTTTGCCCCACAACCGTTCAAGATTGTAGAATTCGCGCGCCGGCGGTGTGAAGACGTGCACGATCACCGCACCGTAGTCCACCAATATCCACGTCCCGTCTTTATAACCTTCGACGCGGACCGGAGATCCGAATTTCGTCTCCGACGCTTCTACGACGGCATCGGCGATGGCGCGCGCTTGGATGATCGAGCGGCCGGTCGCAACGACGAAATAATCTGCAAACGCCGCTTTCTTCCGGATATCCAGCACGAGAACCGCTTCCGCCTTCTTCTCTACCGCGGCCGCGCGACAATCGTCGGCAAGCCGCCGGACCTCGGCGTCGGTCAGCGTCTTGACCGTGGCACTGGCCGACGCGATCCCAGCGCGTTTCGGCGCGAGTGATTCGCGCTGTCGCGTTGTGATCCGGGTTGCCGCGACCTTTTTCTTAGGCCGTCCTGTCATGCGATTTCACCAACTCATCGTGTAGCGCGAGTGTTTCGGCGGCCAATGGTATCTGCCGCCCGTTGAGATATTGAATGGAAGACATGATGCAAGCGAGCAGCCCGGCATCGAGCGACGTGTATGCGAGCATCTCAAGGCGTTCGCGGTCGGCAAACGTGCGGCCCGGTTCGAACGTGTCCGCTTCGTAGACGATTTTTTCCAGGGCGCTCATGCCGGGTACGGCTACCGTATGGCGCGCGATCGCACCGAGTATGTCCGGATCGTCGATCGCAAAATCACGGCGCGCGATGTCGGCGCCGACCGCGGCATGCAACAGAACCGGATACGTGCGTTCGACGGCGGAGACCGGCAGCCCGTGGCGATCCGCATACGCGAGCAGTTCTGCGGGGGTCCACAACCGCGCGATGTCGTGCACGAGGCCGGCAATGCGAGCCTTCAGCGTTGGAGCGCCATGATGCGCAGCGAGTTTCTCCGCGGCTCGGGCGACGCTGACGCAGTGCCGGTAGCGCTCCGGCGTCAGGCGCGATCGCATGGCTCTGCAGAGTTCAAGGAAGTCGGCAGCGGCGAACGAGGATAGGATCAGTCCAGGCCCGCTTTCATGACCGCGAGCCGATTGCGAAATATCTCGCCTTTGAGATTGCCCGCCCACATCACGAGCGCGTTCTCGTCGTTGTCGGAATAGTAACCGCGGCGCGTGTTGACGATGGTGAAGCCGTACTTCTTATAAAGATTCTGGGCCGCGACGTTCGATTCGCGCACTTCCAGCGTCACCCAGCAAGCGCCGCGCTCGATCGATTCTTCCAAGAGCGCAACGAGCAATCGTTCGCCGAAGTGATTGCGCTGATGGCGGGGGTGCACTGCGATCGTGGTGATGTGCGCGTCTTCGAGGATCACCCAGAGGCCGCCATAGGCGACGACTTCGTCGCCACACCTGCCGACGAAGTAATGCGCGAGGCGATTGTCGGTCAATTCGTTCTGGAATGCGTTGCGCGGCCACGGTGTCGGAAAACAGAGCGATTCAACCTCGAGGACGACCGGTATGTCCTCGACGCGCATCGGCTCGATTTCCAGACTTCGCGGAGGCGATTTCATATGTGAGCCCCCAATTCGCGGGACGCAAAGCGCGACCCCTTTAGGTTCGACCGTGTCGCCGCTCCCAATTCACGACCGCGTTCGGCCGTTGCCCATAGTCGATCGCGAGGCTGCGCCAATCGGCCGCCGCGCCGGCCGCAATCGCCTCGGTACCCAGCTTCACGACGGCGCGCGCGCGGGATCCGATCGCACGCACCGATCCGCGAATGGCTTGCGCCGCAGCGGCCGCACCCGACGCTTCACCCAACGAATCGCGCGCGGCCGCCGCGATCTCATCGCGCGTGCCCGCAACGCTGAGAAAGTCGCTGCGTGACGCCCGGCTGTAGATGCGCGCGTAGTAGAACTCACGCTTTCCCTCCACCACGACGACCGCTGGAGCCGCCTGTGTATCCTCTTCACGCAGTGCTGCTTCAACGTCGAACGCTGAGACACCGATCGCGGGCACGTCGAGCGCTTGCGCGAGACTTTTCGCGAACGCAACGCCGATCCGCAATCCGGTGAACGATCCGGGTCCGCAACAGGCGGCGACTGCTTCGATGCTCGCGACATCGGTCTGCAACTCCTCAAGACAACGGCGCACGAGCGGCAACACTCCCTCGAGCGCTTGTCGATCGGTGCCATCCGATGCCGCTGCGTCCCCGCGCTGGACCGCGACCTCAACGCGGCCGCCGGTGTGTATGCCGACGACGGTTCCAGGACGCGTCACGTGAGAACGCCGACGCAGCGACCGAAAGTCTCGACTGTCGCGTTGCGGCTTTCGCCGTCCAATGAGATCGAAATTTCGATCCGATCCGCAGGCCAGACCGTCTCGCCGGCACGTTCCGGCCACTCGACGAGCGCGATGCCGTCGGGCGGCAAGTATTGCGCGAGGTCGAGTTCTTCGACTTGCGCGGGGCCATCGAGCCGGAAGAGGTCGAGATGCGACATCGGCATACGCCCGCCATCGTGACGATGCGCGATGGTGAATGTCGGACTCGTCGCGTGACCGCCGCCAAGTGCTGCGATGAAGCCGTCCGCGAGGGTCGTCTTGCCGGCGCCGAGCGGTCCGCGCAATAGCACGACCGTGCCCGGCGGACACGTTTCCGCGAGCGCTGCGCCGAACGCGCGCATGTCCTTTTCCGTCGCGATGCGCCTCACAAACATCACGTCGCGCTTACCAAACCCGACACGTCGTTCCCTCTGCACACCCTCGACTGCGACGCGCAAAGCGGGGATACTCCGCGTGGAAACCGAACCTTTGATCACACTAGCAGCGCATTCGCCGAGCTTCGCTCGGCGCGCTACGTTCATGAGGTAGACCGCGAGATTTGACGCCTAAAGACGACGATCGTCCGCGCGACGGACGCGACAGCGACAAGAAGAAAAAGCCCGAGATAAGCTTCGAGGAATATCGCCACACCAGCCCCTCGGATCGGGTAATCGGCGTCAACGTCGAAGACGAGATGCGCAGGTCGTATCTCGACTACGCCATGAGTGTCATCGTCGCGCGGGCCTTGCCCGATGTGCGCGACGGCCTGAAACCGGTCCACCGCCGGATACTCTTCGCCATGTCGCAGCTCGGGCTCAATCCGGATAAGGCGCATCGCAAGTGCGCCGGTACCGTCGGCGAAGTGATGAAGAATTACCACCCGCACGGCGACGTCTCCATCTACGATTCGCTCGTGCGCATGGCGCAGAATTTCAGCTTGCGCTATCCGCTCATCGACGGCCACGGCAATTTCGGTTCGGTCGACGGCGATCCGCCCGCGGCCATGCGCTATACGGAATCGCGCCTGGCGTCGTTGGCGCTCGAGATGCTCGCCGACATCGACAAAGAGACCGTCGATTTCGTCCCCAACTACGACTCGTCCACGCGCGAACCGTCGCTGCTGCCAGCGCGCGTTCCCAATCTTTTGATCAACGGTTCTTCGGGCATCGCCGTGGGCATGGCCACGAATATCCCGCCGCACAACATGACCGAGATCAGCGACGCGCTCATCGCGCTGATCGACGATCGCGATCTCAGTGACGACGCACTGCTGAAGATCGTGACCGGACCCGACTTTCCCACCGCCGGCCTCATCTTGGGGCGCGAAGGCATCCGCCAGAGCTACCTCACCGGCCGCGGCTCGATCATCATGCGCGGCAAACACGAATTCGAGGAACTGCGCGGCGGCAAACAGGCCATCGTCATCACGGAGATCCCGTTCCAGGTCAACAAAGCGCGTCTCATCGAGACCATGGCGCAGCTCGTCACCGACAAAAAAGTGGCGGGAGTCTCCGATCTTCGCGATGAGAGCGACCGCAAAGGCATGCGCATCGTCCTCGAACTCAAACGCGATGCGCAGCCGCAGCTGCTGTTGAACCAACTCTACAAACACACGCCGCTGCAGACGAGCTTCGGCGTGAACAACGTCGCGCTGGTGAACGGCGCGCCGCGCACGCTTACGCTGCGGCAGATGCTCGACGAGTACATCGAACACCGTAAGGTCGTCGTCACGCGGCGTTCGCAGTACGAGTTGCGCAAGGCCAAAGAGCGGGCGCATATTCTCGAAGGCTACCGCATCGCGCTCGACCATATCGACGCGATCATCAAGTTGATCCGCGCGTCGCAGACCACCGACGAAGCGCGCGCCGGCCTGATGAAGAAATTCAAGCTCTCGGAGATCCAAGCCAACGCGATCCTCGACCTTCGCCTACAGCGCCTCGTAGCGCTCGAGCGCCAAAAGATCGAAGACGAGTACGTCGAGCTGCTCAAGACCATCGCGAATCTCGAGGACATCCTGCGCAGCGAGCGCCGCGTGTACGCGATCGTCAAAGACGAGACGCTTGCCGCCAAAAAGAAATACGGCGACAAGCGCCGCACGCAGATCGTGGAAGCCGAAGGCGAGTTCGAGATCGAGGATCTCATCCCGGACACCGAGGTCGTCATCACCGTCACCGACGTGGGCTATATCAAGCGCCAGCCGGTGGACGCGTTCCGCGCGCAGAACCGCGGCGGCCGCGGCATCACGGGCGTCAATTTGAAAAAGGAAGACGTGCCGCGCTATCTGTTCGCGGCGACCACGCACCAGCACATCATGTTCTTCACCAACCGCGGCCGCGTGTATCAGATGCCCGCGCACCACGTTCCCGATGCATCTCGTCAGGCGCGCGGCACGGCGCTCATCAACTTGCTCACGCTGCCGCCGGGAGAGATCGTCACCGCCGTGCTGCCGGTGAAGCGCGGCGACACTTCGGGCTACTTGGTGATGGCCACAAAAAAGGGCTATATCAAGAAGTCGCTGCGCTCCGATTTCCAAAACGTTCGGCGAAACGGGCTCATCGCGATCAACCTCATGGAAGGCGATGAGCTGCTGCACGTCGTGCAAACCGACGGCAAGGCGGAACTCATCCTCGCCACCACCGGCGGGTACGCGGTGCGCTTCGACGAGAAGCGCGTCCGCTCGATGGGCCGTGCCAGCCGCGGCGTGCGCGCGGTGCGGCTTGGCACGCGCGATCGCGTCCAGGCGCTCGACGTCGTCACCAAGGACCGGCGCGAGGTTCTCGTCCTCACGAGCAAGGGCTACGGTAAGCGCACCGACATCGATATGTATCGCAAGACCAACCGCGGCGGCAAAGGCATCAAGACGTTCAATAAGACGGAGAAGAACGGTGAGATCGTCGAGCAGATGCTCGTCAAACCGGACGACGACATCATGTGCGTTGACAGCTCAGGCGTCGTCATCCGGGTGCG harbors:
- a CDS encoding ABC transporter ATP-binding protein, whose translation is MEDASSGAPSSVPAIEVRALRKVYAMGGVDVAALAGVDLRVDTGEFLAVMGPSGSGKSTFMNIIGCLDTPTSGTYLFEGEDVSRLSRDQLAAIRSKRLGFVFQGFNLLARSSALENVELPLTYAGIEAQERHARARAALEAVGLVNRLDHLPTELSGGQQQRVAIARALVNDPAMILADEPTGNLDSRSSEEIMAIFKSLNESRHITIVIVTHEPDIATWARRVVVFRDGLVVDDHAKVAVGSTS
- a CDS encoding efflux RND transporter periplasmic adaptor subunit; translation: MKRSWIVGLAIVAAAIIVWIIIGAVNKQAAAPRYLTAPVKYADINATIEETGTVIPVDEVNVGTQVSGTIATLSVDYNSIVHKGETLATLDPTSFEAASTQANAALNAADATAGAAAASADQSAASIRSADATAMQAQANANAAVAAVGKAQAQVALSHATIARDQDLLAKGYISQSQMDTDTAANSANVADLRSANAALAAARAQAVAAAAQRDATIQQHNASTFQASAASAQSQAAQGQAQQAAYNLSKTTITSPIDGIVVSRAVSVGQTVAASFSTPTLFVIASSLKDMEVDVSVSEADVGQLKAGATASISVPAYPNVTFHGAVTQVRVNPNTVQNVVTYDAIVAVHDASARLKPGMTADVLIAISARKHVLVVPTAALLFKGGGQGASNAGAGAQSSPGFGPANATTAAPAIAGAPGSTVTVWTLVNGRPHPVQIVIGLTDGRNFEIASGDLSEGDKVIVGQLQAHHFSGGTTPVGGGGGRFGG
- a CDS encoding peroxiredoxin gives rise to the protein MALTIGSTAPDFEAETTEGKIRFHEWIGDGWAVLFSHPKDFTPVCTTELGYMAKIKPEFDKRNTKIIGLSVDPISDHARWASDIKETQGHAPNYPMIGDTDLKIAKSWGMLPADVEGDASGRTAADNATVRNVFIVGPDKKIKLILVYPMTTGRNFDEVLRVLDSLQLTAKHKVATPVNWKNGEKVIIAGSVSNDEAKQTYPQGWESPRPYIRIVPQPGKS
- a CDS encoding YceI family protein, whose protein sequence is MKLTIQILPAVIIFAAAAMAADQTPNSHVHAIDVARSHMTVSVYKEGIFAFAADNHVVNASIASGWFNDESKAVDVRVDATKMQVLDPKMPSNRRDQVQANMIGPEVLDAAHYTLIEFRSSKIATTDGDNWSVAGDLTLHGQTHPLTFSVTRIDAAHFKGTATVRQSTFGISPIRIAGGTVRVKDDVKVEFEISL
- a CDS encoding acyl-CoA dehydrogenase family protein, whose product is MAISSSDNGLNFELPEDLKLLKRSIREFVEKELWPLTDHLEQHDEIPKSALDKMKEMGLFGLPFSEEYGGAGIGEFGYCVALEELGRASSAFSNVLGAHCSIGVMALYLDGSDALKKRYMPTLCAGEKLGCFALSEPAAGSDAANIQTAARLDGDTYVLSGVKHFITSGDLADYATVFAVTDKNLGARGGITAFWVDLNQPGVTRGKNDAKMGLYGSHTCELIFQDAKVPADHVIGKVGMGFITAMKTLDMGRLSLGAGCVGGSQILLEKAIAHAKERIQFGKPIAKQQAVQFMLADIATEIHAARNMVYHGAWKADRGERFSLEAAMVKRYCSDMAIFVVDRVLQIHGGMGFMKETGIERAYRDARILAIYEGTNEIQRMIIAEELLK
- the rsfS gene encoding ribosome silencing factor, with translation MTGRPKKKVAATRITTRQRESLAPKRAGIASASATVKTLTDAEVRRLADDCRAAAVEKKAEAVLVLDIRKKAAFADYFVVATGRSIIQARAIADAVVEASETKFGSPVRVEGYKDGTWILVDYGAVIVHVFTPPAREFYNLERLWGKPAAARR
- the yqeK gene encoding bis(5'-nucleosyl)-tetraphosphatase (symmetrical) YqeK, which encodes MRSRLTPERYRHCVSVARAAEKLAAHHGAPTLKARIAGLVHDIARLWTPAELLAYADRHGLPVSAVERTYPVLLHAAVGADIARRDFAIDDPDILGAIARHTVAVPGMSALEKIVYEADTFEPGRTFADRERLEMLAYTSLDAGLLACIMSSIQYLNGRQIPLAAETLALHDELVKSHDRTA
- the rimI gene encoding ribosomal protein S18-alanine N-acetyltransferase; amino-acid sequence: MKSPPRSLEIEPMRVEDIPVVLEVESLCFPTPWPRNAFQNELTDNRLAHYFVGRCGDEVVAYGGLWVILEDAHITTIAVHPRHQRNHFGERLLVALLEESIERGACWVTLEVRESNVAAQNLYKKYGFTIVNTRRGYYSDNDENALVMWAGNLKGEIFRNRLAVMKAGLD
- the tsaB gene encoding tRNA (adenosine(37)-N6)-threonylcarbamoyltransferase complex dimerization subunit type 1 TsaB, translating into MTRPGTVVGIHTGGRVEVAVQRGDAAASDGTDRQALEGVLPLVRRCLEELQTDVASIEAVAACCGPGSFTGLRIGVAFAKSLAQALDVPAIGVSAFDVEAALREEDTQAAPAVVVVEGKREFYYARIYSRASRSDFLSVAGTRDEIAAAARDSLGEASGAAAAAQAIRGSVRAIGSRARAVVKLGTEAIAAGAAADWRSLAIDYGQRPNAVVNWERRHGRT
- the tsaE gene encoding tRNA (adenosine(37)-N6)-threonylcarbamoyltransferase complex ATPase subunit type 1 TsaE, coding for MNVARRAKLGECAASVIKGSVSTRSIPALRVAVEGVQRERRVGFGKRDVMFVRRIATEKDMRAFGAALAETCPPGTVVLLRGPLGAGKTTLADGFIAALGGGHATSPTFTIAHRHDGGRMPMSHLDLFRLDGPAQVEELDLAQYLPPDGIALVEWPERAGETVWPADRIEISISLDGESRNATVETFGRCVGVLT